In the genome of Triticum urartu cultivar G1812 chromosome 5, Tu2.1, whole genome shotgun sequence, one region contains:
- the LOC125509901 gene encoding 60S ribosomal protein L32-1-like yields MAVPILKTAIVKKRVKHFKRAHSDRYIGLKQSWRRPKGIDSRVRRKFKGCTLMPNIGYGSNKKTRHYLPNKFKKFVVHNVSELELLMMHNRTYCAEIAHNVSTQKRKAIVERAAQLDVVVTNKLARLRSQEDE; encoded by the exons ATGGCGGTGCCTATCCTGAAGACGGCGATCGTGAAGAAGCGGGTGAAGCACTTCAAGAGGGCGCACAGCGACCGCTACATCGGCCTCAAG CAAAGCTGGCGCAGGCCAAAGGGTATCGACTCCCGCGTCAGGCGGAAGTTCAAGGGATGCACCTTGATGCCCAACATTGGATATGGTTCTAACAAGAAGACGAGGCACTACCTGCCCAACAAGTTCAAGAAGTTTGTGGTGCACAACGTCTCTGAGCTGGAGCTGCTTATGATGCACAACAG GACGTACTGTGCTGAGATCGCGCACAACGTGTCCACCCAGAAGCGCAAGGCGATAGTGGAGCGTGCCGCCCAGCTCGACGTCGTGGTCACCAACAAGCTCGCCAGGCTCCGCAGCCAGGAGGATGAGTGA